In Humulus lupulus chromosome 7, drHumLupu1.1, whole genome shotgun sequence, the following are encoded in one genomic region:
- the LOC133792503 gene encoding zinc finger protein ZAT3 translates to MTNYSHSHFSFPTPPIHHPNDVVSTTTTITTAAITASVPSPPPERHRITTVNTTNPKRKRSKTARTEGAPKHGRRGPDPGAPKITMPCSECGKKFWSWKALFGHMRCHPERQWRGINPPPNLRRSSPHPLWSPNRYVESISVEEYDVASCLLLLASGSPTSSFHDRFECSSCKKVFGSHQALGGHRASHKNVKGCFAIAAKIDGDDEGIDHDDHRDQNDVASEKKMELGSSSSGGGGGHRCGICLKVFASGQALGGHKRCHWEKFGEEDYYCSPLLSPSSNNGGLSSSMNNINGGGLDLNLPPPPADAAASTMEELDYSSSTTVTLDLRLGL, encoded by the exons ATGACCAACTATTCACATTCCCACTTCTCATTCCCAACTCCACCAATCCACCACCCCAACGACGTCGTatcaaccaccaccaccatcaccaccgCCGCCATCACCGCCTCCGTCCCTTCTCCTCCTCCAGAACGACACCGTATCACCACCGTCAACACCACCAACCCCAAAAGGAAACGATCCAAAACGGCCCGAACCGAAGGCGCCCCAAAACATGGCCGGAGAGGCCCTGACCCCGGAGCGCCCAAGATCACCATGCCCTGCAGTGAGTGCGGCAAGAAGTTCTGGTCTTGGAAGGCTCTCTTCGGCCACATGCGCTGCCACCCCGAGCGGCAGTGGCGAGGGATCAATCCGCCGCCGAATCTCCGAAGATCATCGCCTCATCCTCTCTGGTCTCCCAATCGTTACGTCGAATCGATTTCGGTTGAGGAATACGACGTCGCTTCTTGCTTGCTTCTGCTAGCCAGTGGCTCGCC GACATCGAGTTTCCATGATCGTTTCGAGTGTTCGAGTTGCAAGAAGGTGTTTGGATCGCACCAAGCGCTGGGAGGGCACAGAGCGAGCCACAAGAACGTCAAGGGATGCTTCGCCATTGCAGCCAAGATCGATGGCGACGATGAAGGTATCGACCACGACGATCATCGGGATCAAAACGACGTCGCCTCGGAGAAGAAGATGGAACTGGGATCGAGTAGTTCGGGCGGCGGAGGAGGACACAGGTGTGGGATTTGTTTGAAAGTGTTTGCGAGTGGACAAGCGTTGGGTGGTCACAAGAGGTGTCACTGGGAGAAGTTTGGGGAGGAGGATTATTATTGTTCGCCATTGTTGTCGCCGTCGTCGAATAATGGAGGTTTGAGCTCCTCCATGAATAACATCAATGGCGGTGGTCTTGACTTGAACTTGCCTCCTCCTCCTGCTGATGCTGCTGCTTCAACCATGGAAGAATTGGATTATTCTTCTTCTACAACTGTAACCTTGGACTTGAGATTGGGTCTCTAG